The following coding sequences lie in one Seriola aureovittata isolate HTS-2021-v1 ecotype China chromosome 5, ASM2101889v1, whole genome shotgun sequence genomic window:
- the rpl35 gene encoding 60S ribosomal protein L35 translates to MAKIKARDLRGKKKEELLKQLDDLKNELSQLRVAKVTGGAASKLSKIRVVRKSIARVLTVINQTQKENLRKFYKGKKYKPLDLRPKKTRALRRRLNKHEESLRTKKQQRKDLLYSIRKFAVKA, encoded by the exons ATG GCCAAGATCAAGGCAAGAGATCTGCGGGgcaagaagaaagaggagctgctgaagCAACTGGATGATCTGAAAAATGAACTGTCCCAGCTCCGTGTGGCAAAAGTCACCGGAGGAGCCGCATCCAAGCTCTCCAAGAT CCGTGTAGTCCGCAAGTCCATCGCCAGAGTCCTGACTGTCATCAACCAGACACAGAAGGAGAACCTGAGGAAGTTCTACAAG GGTAAGAAGTACAAGCCCCTGGACCTGAGACCCAAGAAGACCAGAGCTCTGCGCCGCCGGCTCAACAAGCATGAAGAGAGTCTGCGGACcaagaagcagcagaggaaagacCTCCTCTACTCTATCCGCAAATTTGCAGTCAAAGCTTAA